The Solirubrobacter pauli sequence GCTCCGGGTAGGTGACCTGCTGGATCCGCCAGCCACCGTCGGCCGCGGCGTTGTCCGCGTCGGTGAGGACCGGAACCTCGGAGCCGCGATCGACGCGCGGGGCCTGCTCCTTCTGGCGGGCGTTGACCTCGGACTTCCACCAGGCGAACTGGTCGAGCTCGTCGAGGGTCGCGGGACCGACCTTGCCGATCGCCGCGTTCACATCCGCGGCCGCCGCGGCGGTGCTCGCCTCGTCGGTGAGGTTGACCCAGCTCACGACCTTGGCCGGCTGGGCCGTCGAGCCGTCCGGGGTGACCGTGTTGGCCTTGTCGTAGACGAAGAAGAAGCTGTCCGTCACGTCGGCGGGCGTCGCGGTCTTGTAGTCGTAGAGCGCGCCGCCGTTGACGTTGCCGACCTCGGTGCTGTAGCCCGCGGTGGCGCCGTAGTCGTTGACGGTGTTCGTGCCCGTGACGGTCTTGACGACCGCGGTCTCGCTCCCCACACCGGTGGCGGTCGCGGTCACGCCGTTGCCGAGGTACTGGCCGACGAGGTTCTTCCACGCGTGGCCGTACGTCGTCCGCGAATCCGCCGCGAGCTCGGTGATCGTCTCGGACTTGCGGATGTCGAGGGCGGGCACGGTGACGGTGCCGACCTTGACGCTGCCCGACAGGTTCGGGTTGAACCAGTACACCTGCTTGACGCCGGCGGAGCTGGCAGCCGCCTCGACCGCGCGCGCCCGCTCGGCGAACGACGCGTCGCCCGCGGGATCACCGATCAGGAAGGCGAACTGGCCGTCCTGCTGGAGCAGCCACTGGAACCGGTCGTACGTGATGGACTCGATCACCGGGCTGGTGTTCGACGTCGGCAACCCGAGCGCGTGCTGCAGGAACGTCGCGTGGTTGTACTTCGTGGTCGTGGCGGCGTCGGCCGCGGTGGCCGTGAGCGGGATGACCGCAGCGGCAGCAGCCAGCGCAGCGACCATCCGCGCCCTCCGATGGGGGACGTGCATGCTTCCTCCTGTTGATGTCTATGTGTGGGTGCTGCGGGGTGCTGCGGTGAGAGATCAGGCGCGGCGCCGGCGACCGAACAGCTGCTGGCGAACCTCGCCGAACGCGAGGCAGAAGAAGCCGAGCGCGACGAGGGCCACGAGGATCCCGACGCCGGCGAGCCGGCTCGGAGCCCCGGTCACGCCGTCCGCCACGAGCTTGTACGTCGGGGCGGCTGCGTCGTTCACGACCGAGGCGGTGCCGGCGACCACGCCGGAACCGGTGGCCGCCGCCGTGCCGGCCGGAGTGACGACGTTCGGGTCGCCGGGAACCGTGCCGGCTGTCGTCTCCGGCGTGCCGGTGGCGGCCGGATCCACGCTTCCGGGGTCCGGCGGCGCGGCGCCCACGGCGGTGGAGGTCGACGCGTCCGACGAGGGCGTGCTCGCGGCGGTCGCGCCCGGCGTCGCGCCGGCGCCGGCGCCGGTCGAGGCGCCCGACGTCGCGTTCGACGAGCCCTTGGTCGAAGCGGTCGATGTCGACGGAGCCGTGGTGCTCGAGGCCGTCGTCGTCGCCGACGATCCCGTGGACGAGGAGCGCTTCGTGCTCTGGCTCTTCGCCGTCGACGTCGTCTTCGTGCTCTGCGTCTTCGTCGTCTGCGTCTTCGTCGTCGGGCTCTTGGTCGTCGCCGCCGACCTCGTGGTCTGCGTCTGCGGCGTCGCGCTCTGCGTGCTCGGGGCCGTCGCCGCGGCGTTCGACGTGCCGCCGCTCGACGGCGCCGGGGTGGACGTGGCGGTCGTCGAGGGCGCGACCGTCGCGGCCGGCGTCGGGGTCGGGGTCTTCTGCTGCGAGACCCAGGTCTGGTACGAGCTGATGCGCGCCCACTCCGACCACTTGGCGGTCTTGAGCAGGTTCCCGTCGCTGTCGTAGTAGAGGATCTCGCCCTGGGCGAAGTCGTACTGGACGCCCGGGATCGGCGTGCAGGCCTCGTCGTCGTATCCGGGCAGCGTGTCGCGCCCGTCCGTGAACGTCTGCCCGTCGATCGTGACCGTGACGGGGACCGGGTGCTCGGCGGGGTTCGTGACGCCCTGCGCGTGAGCGGCAGGGGCGGCGCTGAGTACGGCGACGCCGACGACCGCGGCGGCCGTCCAACGACTCTTGAGGTTCACTGCCGTCCTTTTCTTGGGAGCGAGCATCAGCTACGCACCAGCTCTGGGTTCGGAGCGTGCGGAGCGACGGGTTGGGGCTGGGCCGGCCACGGGCCGGCGACGGTGTGAGGCTGCGGCTGCGCGGGCCACGCGGTGGCGACGGGCTGCGGCTGCGGCTGCGCGGGCCACGCGGTGGCGACCGGCTGGGGTTGCGGCTGCGCCGGCCACCCGTGCGCCACCGGCTGCGGCTGTGCCGGGCGCGGGGTGAGCACGTCGTCGTCCTCGACGAACTGGGCGCGGCCCTCGAAGATCGCGTCGTCGAGCATGCCGGTCTGCCGCGCGACGACCGTGGCGCTGACGGCGGCCGCGGTGACGTTGGTCGCCGTGCGCGCCATGTCGGCGATCACGCCGATCGGGATGGTCGCCGCGACGAACTCGAGCGGCAGGCCCGCCGCCGCCATCACCGTGGCCGCGGAGACCGTGGCCGCGCCGGGCACGCCGGCGACCCCGATCGAGACGACGATGCTGAGGATCGCCAGCAGCAGGTACTGCCCGGGCGAGTAGGCGAGGCCGTAGGCGTTGATGCCCCAGACGGCGATCAGGATCGGCCAGATGCCCGCGCAGCCGGGCATGCCGATGTTGGCGCCGAGCGGTGCGGTGAAGTGCGCGATCTCCGGGTGCACGCCGACCTTGCGCGTGAGCTGGCCCGTGGTCACCGGCAGCGTGCCGATCGAGCTCTGGGTCGTGAACGCGGTGAGCTGGGCCGGGAAGATCTTGCGGAAGAACGCGACCGGCGACACGTTGGCGAACGAGGAGAGCAGGACCGAGTTGATGCCCCAGGTGTGGATCGTGCAGGCGGCCCACACGAGCACCAGCAGCCCGAGCAGCGACGTGAAGCTCTTGCCGAGGTTCGTGCTCATGCCGACCATGTGCGCCGTGAGCGCGACGAT is a genomic window containing:
- a CDS encoding cation:dicarboxylate symporter family transporter is translated as MNWDWPSVATLAAVGVSWGVIFWMRKRALNFSVIALFALAIGIPIGIVAEQHVQAVNPIGRIYINVLLATVAPLVLVAIVSAMTSLGTIAKLKSIGLRSTFWLLLSNALGVILALALAFIFRPGDGTGAKLGAVPSDTIAGQVQQFGDVVVSFFPTNVVGSFSANAIIPIILIAVTISIAYLSLAEKQGEKVKIFADGIEALKLVVFKVVSYVIRMTPYAIVALTAHMVGMSTNLGKSFTSLLGLLVLVWAACTIHTWGINSVLLSSFANVSPVAFFRKIFPAQLTAFTTQSSIGTLPVTTGQLTRKVGVHPEIAHFTAPLGANIGMPGCAGIWPILIAVWGINAYGLAYSPGQYLLLAILSIVVSIGVAGVPGAATVSAATVMAAAGLPLEFVAATIPIGVIADMARTATNVTAAAVSATVVARQTGMLDDAIFEGRAQFVEDDDVLTPRPAQPQPVAHGWPAQPQPQPVATAWPAQPQPQPVATAWPAQPQPHTVAGPWPAQPQPVAPHAPNPELVRS